A region of the Micromonospora sediminicola genome:
ACCGACGGAGATCCCGCGGCGGTGGAGAGGATGGGCATGACCACGACGCAGGCCGTACCCGTGACCGTCGCGGTCTCCCGGCGCGCCGACCCGGCGCGGACCGGTGAGATGGTGGCGTGGATGCGGGCCGGCACGGCGCTCGCGGAGAGTTTCCCCGGTTTCCTCGGCGCCGGCTTCGTCCGCAGCGCGCCCGGTTCCGCCGAGTGGCACGTGATGTACCGCTTCGCCGACGCCGACACGCTGCGCGGCTGGGAGGACTCGCCGCAGCGGCACTGGTGGTTGAGTTCGGCCCAGGGCATCGTCGAGCACACCCGGGTGGAACGCCGCACCGGCATCGAGGGCTGGTTCGACCCGCCGGTGGACCACGTGGTGGAGACGTTCGGCGAGGCCGAGCCGGTCGTG
Encoded here:
- a CDS encoding antibiotic biosynthesis monooxygenase; translation: MTTTQAVPVTVAVSRRADPARTGEMVAWMRAGTALAESFPGFLGAGFVRSAPGSAEWHVMYRFADADTLRGWEDSPQRHWWLSSAQGIVEHTRVERRTGIEGWFDPPVDHVVETFGEAEPVVPAAPPRWKQAVTIWLAFFPLSLTATLLTARFLADVPLAGRTLLMTLVLTPLMTYLVLPRITRALHWWLHGLPTPWRR